TGTAGATTCTGAGTTTTATGACAATGAAAGCTTTTTAAAGGGAAGATCTTCTCTAAACTCTATTGAATTGGATTTATTTGGAGATATCAAAGGGAAGAAGATTTTGCATTTGCAATGCCATTTTGGGCAGGATTCCATTTCTTTAAGTCGTTTGGGAGCTCAGGTGACTGGGGTTGATTTTTCGGACGTGGCCATTGAAAAAGCAAAGGAACTTGCGCAAAAGATGGATGTGGATACTTCTTTCATCTGTTGTGATGTCTATAGTCTACCTGATATTTTAGAGGAGCAGTTTGATATCGTTTTTACAAGCTATGGTACGATCGGATGGCTTCCGGATATTAATCGATGGGGAAGTGTGGTATCACATTTTTTAAAGCCTGGTGGGCAATTTGTTTTTGCTGAATTTCATCCGGTGGTATGGATGTTTGATTCTGAATTCAAATTCGTGAAGTACAATTATTTTAATACGGAAACAATCATAGAAGAATCTGAAGGAACTTATACGGATGGTGGAGAGGAAATGCGAAATACAGAAATTTCCTGGAATCACCCGATGAGTGATGTGGTAAATAGCCTGATGAGTTCCGGATTAGAGATTTTATCTTTGAAAGAATTTGACTATTCTCCCTATAACTGTTTTGCGAATATGGAAGAAGTTTCTTCCGGTGAATTTGTAATATCCGGTCTAAAAAGACGAATTCCAATGGTGTATGCTATTCTGGCTCAGAAAAAATAATCACTTTTTTGACCTATTTCGTCACAAATTGTAACCCTTTTAGCACAGAATGCGTATAAAGCAAAAGGTGCGCATGCATAACATCTTGTATTTCTTATAAATCAATGTATTTTTGTAGCACCTAACGAATTATGAACAAATAATTATAAATTCTGGAGTTATGATTAAAAAGTTACATGCCATTTTGATTTTGTTGTCGCTTGTAGTGATAAGTCCAAGCGTGATTGCTGTAACGTATACCACTACAGGAAATAACTCCTGGAGTCCAAGCAATCCTGGAAATAGTATCAATTCTTCTGATGATTTTATTATTAATCACACCGTAACATTAAACGGTTTGCGTTTATTGAGTGGTGGATCTATTACCATAAACTCAGGTGGATTCTTGAAAATGGGATGGAGTGCTCGTTTTGATCTGGGATCAAGTGTTCATGTGAAATCCGGAGGGAAATTACAAGTGAGCCAGTTGACTGTGGTTAACTATTCGGATAATTTCGTAATTGATGGAGACATTGTGACTAAAAACGGAACATTTGCAAATTACCAATCAGGTGTAATTACTTATAACCAGGGTGCAAGTTGGACATTCAATCAAATGTCATTTGTAAATTATGGTACATTGATTTTAAATGAAGATGCCGATTGGAAAAACGGTTCTGTGGCATTCTCTTTAGGAACTGTAACGATTAACGGAAAGTTATCCATTAAAAACTTGAGTTTAGCCAATAACGCAAAAATTGAGGGCGTTGGACAGGTAGAAGTGAAGAATGGGAACGGAATTTTTGTGAGTAACGGTGAAATAAATGGGTGTTATGGTAATGCGTGTATTCCTCCAAGTACCATTGGAAATACAACCTATTTGGCTTATCACTCCACTACATCCGGAAATACATTTACCACATATGATGGCGGGAATGTACCGGCAACAACTTGTACAACTACTTTACAGGTTTTAGATGATTTAAACTTTTCTTCAGATAAAACCATTGGTGATTTGGTAGTTTCACCTGGCGTGAACATTACGGTGGATCCAGGCGTAAGTTTGACCGTTTGTTCCGGAATCTTGAGTGAAGGAAGAATTACCGTAGAAAATACAGGATCATTGGTACAAACTTCTTCGGCAGATAATAATGAAGGTTCTGGGGTGTACATTATTAAAAGAAATGGAGGAAACGATCCATTGTCATTTAATAGTTGGTCTTCACCAATTAAGAGTGCTACAATTGCGGATGTATATTTAGGTGCAAACCCTTGTGATATCTTTTGTTTTGAGAGCTCCACGCAATCTTGGAAATTTGATTATCCTGTAAATTATCAAACGACTTGTAATGGAAATCAGGTAACTTTTGGAGCTGCTAATGTCATTTCAGGAGGAGATGGAGTGATGGACCCAGCACGCGGTTATTTTGTTCCGGGTGATAATTCTATAACACGTACTTTCTCTGGAACTGTTAACAATGGAGATGTAACCATTGCTGTAGATGAAACGAATCTGGGAAACAATCCAAACTGGAGTATGGATGATTGGAATTTGGTAGGAAACCCATACCCATCTGCAATTGATTTGGAAAAGTTCTATTCTGATAATAGTGGGGTAATTACCGGAGATTATTATTTCTGGGTAGATGATAATTCAAACGGAGCTACATATAATCAGTCTAATGATTATGCCGTGTATAATCAATTCTCTTCCATTTCTGCAAATGGTTCGGCATTGCCTTCACAGTTTGCAGCAGCTGGTCAGGGGTTTTGGGTGTATGCGTTGCAAGATGGAAATGTGACGTTTACTAACGCAATGCGTGTAACTGGAAACAACTCAGGTTTCTTTAAAACAGAAGCAAACAAAGACAAAGTTGTAGTAAGAGTAGGGTTAGAGAATGATTCTAATAACTTTAATCAAACTGCTGTAGGATATTCTTTATCATCTAGCAATGCGTATGATATGGCTCAGGATGCCCCTAAAGGAGAATCTAATTCAGCTTTATTATTTGGTAGTATGATTGATACCAATGTGTATTCAATTCAGGCATTTGAGAAATTGGAGGATTTAGCGACTTACAGTGTTCCGTTGTATGTAAAAACAGATAATGAAGGAAATCATACATTCTCAATCAACAGTTCAGAAAATATGGGAAGTCATATTTTGGTTTTCTTGAAGGATAATGCAACTGGAACGGTTACAGATTTAAAAGCACAGAACTACACGATTTATCTTCCTGTTGGAGAATATAACTCCAGATTTGAGTTAATGATGGAAAATACAGGAGCTCCAACTGGTGTTGAAGATGTAGTGAATTCATCTAAAGTGGATATCTATCAAAATCAGAATACAATTCGTGTTCAATCTAAAGATTTGAATGTTATGATGGAGTCGGTAACGGTGTTTAACCTTATAGGTAAAAGAATCGCAGGAAATACAAACTTCAATAATTCAATGGTAGATATTGATGCTTCTACATTGAACTCAGGAGCTTATTTAGTAAGAGTAGAGTTTAGTAATGGAGAAGTAGAAACCAGAAAAGTGGTTTTCGTTAAGAACTAGATTTTCTTTAACATTTAGCATAGATAATCGGAATTTTATTGTACTTAATCCTGGTCAGTAAAAGATAGTAGGTTTGAATACTGATACTTATTCTTTTGAAGAATAGTCAAAAAGTTTAAATTTACAGCCTACTATATAACTGATTATCATGATAAAAAA
This genomic interval from bacterium SCSIO 12643 contains the following:
- a CDS encoding class I SAM-dependent methyltransferase, yielding MEENYLEINKKTWNNRTEVHVDSEFYDNESFLKGRSSLNSIELDLFGDIKGKKILHLQCHFGQDSISLSRLGAQVTGVDFSDVAIEKAKELAQKMDVDTSFICCDVYSLPDILEEQFDIVFTSYGTIGWLPDINRWGSVVSHFLKPGGQFVFAEFHPVVWMFDSEFKFVKYNYFNTETIIEESEGTYTDGGEEMRNTEISWNHPMSDVVNSLMSSGLEILSLKEFDYSPYNCFANMEEVSSGEFVISGLKRRIPMVYAILAQKK
- a CDS encoding T9SS type A sorting domain-containing protein codes for the protein MIKKLHAILILLSLVVISPSVIAVTYTTTGNNSWSPSNPGNSINSSDDFIINHTVTLNGLRLLSGGSITINSGGFLKMGWSARFDLGSSVHVKSGGKLQVSQLTVVNYSDNFVIDGDIVTKNGTFANYQSGVITYNQGASWTFNQMSFVNYGTLILNEDADWKNGSVAFSLGTVTINGKLSIKNLSLANNAKIEGVGQVEVKNGNGIFVSNGEINGCYGNACIPPSTIGNTTYLAYHSTTSGNTFTTYDGGNVPATTCTTTLQVLDDLNFSSDKTIGDLVVSPGVNITVDPGVSLTVCSGILSEGRITVENTGSLVQTSSADNNEGSGVYIIKRNGGNDPLSFNSWSSPIKSATIADVYLGANPCDIFCFESSTQSWKFDYPVNYQTTCNGNQVTFGAANVISGGDGVMDPARGYFVPGDNSITRTFSGTVNNGDVTIAVDETNLGNNPNWSMDDWNLVGNPYPSAIDLEKFYSDNSGVITGDYYFWVDDNSNGATYNQSNDYAVYNQFSSISANGSALPSQFAAAGQGFWVYALQDGNVTFTNAMRVTGNNSGFFKTEANKDKVVVRVGLENDSNNFNQTAVGYSLSSSNAYDMAQDAPKGESNSALLFGSMIDTNVYSIQAFEKLEDLATYSVPLYVKTDNEGNHTFSINSSENMGSHILVFLKDNATGTVTDLKAQNYTIYLPVGEYNSRFELMMENTGAPTGVEDVVNSSKVDIYQNQNTIRVQSKDLNVMMESVTVFNLIGKRIAGNTNFNNSMVDIDASTLNSGAYLVRVEFSNGEVETRKVVFVKN